Proteins co-encoded in one Streptomyces sp. JH34 genomic window:
- a CDS encoding DUF488 domain-containing protein translates to MAEIWTIGHWTWPEETFTGFLDAQRVDVLADVRAHPGSRRSPQFSGDAMRGWLERADIGYVYLDELGGRRRKQDVDPTVNAGWRNPSFKNYADHTLFPAYEHGITRLTSLAERARVAVMCGEPMPWRCHRLLIANTLAARGWTVRHIMGAEGTRVHELGAWGAEPHVDEQGRVTYPAP, encoded by the coding sequence GTGGCTGAGATCTGGACGATCGGGCACTGGACGTGGCCGGAGGAGACGTTCACCGGCTTTTTGGACGCCCAGCGCGTCGACGTACTGGCGGACGTCCGGGCGCACCCCGGCTCACGCCGCAGCCCCCAGTTCTCCGGTGACGCCATGCGTGGGTGGCTGGAGCGGGCCGACATCGGCTATGTGTACCTGGACGAGCTCGGCGGCCGGAGGCGCAAGCAGGACGTGGACCCCACCGTCAACGCGGGCTGGCGCAACCCGAGCTTCAAGAACTACGCGGACCACACCCTGTTTCCGGCCTACGAGCACGGCATCACCCGCCTGACCTCCCTCGCGGAGCGCGCCCGCGTCGCCGTCATGTGCGGAGAGCCGATGCCGTGGCGCTGTCACCGGCTGCTGATCGCGAACACCCTCGCCGCCCGCGGCTGGACGGTCCGGCACATCATGGGCGCCGAGGGGACGCGCGTGCACGAGCTGGGTGCCTGGGGGGCGGAACCACACGTCGACGAGCAGGGCAGGGTGACGTATCCGGCGCCCTGA
- a CDS encoding SUMF1/EgtB/PvdO family nonheme iron enzyme, translated as MGLLDDETAAGMVGIPAGTVDLRDDRRGAQWQEAVRPFLLARLPVTLGQYWALTGTDPDPAVSHALPVTNVSWLDAVDLCNRFSARVGLAPVYSRDARSGEVARDPAADGYRLPTEAEWQYACKAGTTGYRYGELDAIAWYEGNSGGRAHDVGGRSPNAWGLYDMLGNVWEWCWDLYDVEVYGAYRTFRGGGWAEAERGCGATVRRRSHPTFAIDDLGFRMARNTS; from the coding sequence GTGGGCCTGCTCGACGACGAGACGGCCGCAGGCATGGTCGGGATACCTGCCGGCACCGTCGATCTCCGGGACGACCGCCGGGGAGCGCAGTGGCAGGAGGCCGTCCGGCCCTTCCTGCTCGCCCGCCTCCCCGTCACCCTCGGTCAGTACTGGGCGCTCACGGGTACGGACCCCGATCCCGCCGTGTCCCATGCCCTGCCCGTGACGAACGTCAGCTGGCTCGACGCCGTCGACCTGTGCAACCGCTTCTCGGCACGCGTCGGCCTGGCCCCGGTCTACTCCCGTGACGCACGGAGCGGCGAGGTGGCCCGCGACCCGGCCGCCGACGGTTACCGCCTGCCCACGGAGGCGGAGTGGCAGTACGCCTGCAAGGCGGGCACCACCGGCTACCGCTACGGCGAACTCGACGCCATCGCCTGGTACGAGGGCAACTCGGGCGGCCGGGCCCATGACGTCGGCGGCAGGTCTCCGAACGCCTGGGGTCTGTACGACATGCTGGGCAACGTCTGGGAGTGGTGCTGGGACCTCTACGACGTCGAGGTCTACGGCGCCTACCGCACCTTCCGCGGCGGCGGCTGGGCCGAGGCGGAGCGCGGCTGCGGCGCCACGGTGCGCCGCCGCAGCCACCCCACGTTCGCGATCGACGACCTCGGCTTCCGGATGGCCCGGAACACGAGCTGA
- a CDS encoding D-2-hydroxyacid dehydrogenase family protein: MKLRCAVLDDYQSVAGTAADWSPVAADIDVVGFAEHCATEDELVARLAEFDIVVTLRERVPFPATLIERLPRLRLIVASGMRNTSIDYAAAERHGVTVCGTASTATPPVELTWALLLGLARGIVTEANALRDGGPWQSTVGADLHGRRLGILGLGKIGGRVAAVGRAFGMDVVAWSRNLTPERAEEAGAGFMASKEELLETSDFVSVHLVLSDRTRGLLGAKELGLMRPGSYLVNTSRAAIVDQDALLDVLHRGAIAGAGVDVFDVEPLPADHPMRSAPRLLATPHLGYVSRANYAAYYGDAVEDIRAYLDGKPVRMLG, from the coding sequence ATGAAACTCCGCTGTGCCGTGCTCGACGACTACCAGTCCGTGGCGGGCACCGCCGCCGACTGGTCGCCCGTCGCCGCCGACATCGACGTGGTCGGTTTCGCCGAGCACTGCGCCACCGAGGACGAACTGGTCGCGCGCCTCGCGGAGTTCGACATCGTCGTCACGCTGAGGGAGCGCGTGCCGTTTCCCGCGACGCTGATCGAACGGCTGCCGCGGCTCCGCCTGATCGTCGCGTCCGGCATGCGCAACACATCCATCGACTACGCCGCGGCCGAACGGCACGGGGTCACCGTCTGCGGTACCGCCAGCACCGCCACCCCGCCCGTCGAGCTCACCTGGGCCCTGCTGCTCGGACTGGCGCGCGGGATCGTCACCGAGGCGAACGCCCTCCGCGACGGCGGACCTTGGCAGTCCACCGTCGGCGCCGACCTGCACGGCCGGAGGCTCGGGATCCTGGGGCTGGGGAAGATCGGCGGCAGGGTCGCCGCGGTCGGCCGCGCCTTCGGCATGGACGTGGTGGCCTGGAGCCGCAACCTGACCCCGGAGCGGGCGGAGGAGGCCGGGGCAGGCTTCATGGCGTCCAAGGAGGAGCTGCTGGAGACGAGCGACTTCGTCTCCGTCCACCTGGTGCTGAGCGACCGCACCCGCGGGCTGCTCGGTGCGAAGGAGCTCGGGCTGATGCGGCCCGGCAGCTATCTCGTCAACACCTCGCGGGCGGCGATCGTCGACCAGGACGCGCTGCTCGACGTCCTGCACCGAGGGGCCATCGCGGGCGCGGGCGTCGACGTGTTCGACGTCGAACCCCTCCCGGCGGACCATCCGATGCGCAGCGCACCGCGCCTCCTGGCCACACCTCACCTGGGTTACGTGTCCCGGGCCAACTACGCGGCGTACTACGGGGACGCGGTCGAGGACATCCGCGCCTACCTCGACGGGAAGCCCGTCCGCATGCTGGGCTGA
- a CDS encoding NERD domain-containing protein: MQDLKVTSWQLFGHDRLYVNLPDGTAIGWADRGSGTITVLHPRYRDAVTDALARQVPDLPALVGEGAPAVPPGPPTPPPVPRIPPMRGLRRRGAAQDPAPAPGTAEHPAPAPAPATAEQPEPEPVAARQPVPEPVAAPRTPPEPDPVAGPEASPEPDPVAVPAEERRRPAVLPALTPANDLARRRPGTGLREQLGETGTVAFVRVATGALRRHKDADPRRGALAGERRVGAELKRLTRHGWRVLHSVPLPDGTEIGHLLIGPGGVFAVSTEHRPGASVRIEEGTLRIDEGTPQPYELDGLPGARRAREALEAYCAYDVPVRTVLVFTGVTALEVVAAPAGVSVYRERQVSALAPLTGVLTATQVERVYDVARNAEAWLDA; encoded by the coding sequence ATGCAGGATCTCAAGGTCACGTCATGGCAGCTCTTCGGGCACGACCGGCTCTATGTGAACCTGCCGGACGGCACCGCGATCGGCTGGGCGGACCGGGGCAGCGGCACGATCACGGTCCTGCACCCGCGCTACCGGGACGCGGTGACCGACGCACTCGCGCGCCAGGTCCCGGATCTTCCGGCCCTGGTCGGTGAGGGCGCGCCGGCCGTGCCCCCCGGCCCGCCCACGCCGCCGCCGGTTCCGCGCATCCCGCCGATGAGAGGCCTGCGGAGGCGCGGTGCCGCGCAGGATCCGGCGCCCGCGCCTGGCACCGCCGAGCATCCGGCGCCCGCGCCCGCGCCTGCCACCGCCGAGCAGCCGGAGCCGGAACCGGTGGCCGCGCGTCAGCCCGTCCCCGAGCCGGTGGCCGCTCCGAGGACGCCGCCCGAGCCGGACCCCGTCGCCGGTCCGGAGGCGTCGCCCGAGCCGGACCCCGTGGCCGTACCAGCCGAGGAGCGTCGGCGGCCGGCGGTCCTGCCCGCGCTGACCCCCGCGAACGACCTCGCCCGGCGGAGGCCCGGGACCGGGCTCCGGGAGCAGCTCGGCGAGACCGGGACCGTGGCGTTCGTACGGGTCGCCACCGGAGCGCTGCGGCGGCACAAGGACGCCGATCCGCGGCGCGGCGCCCTCGCGGGGGAGCGGCGGGTCGGCGCGGAGCTCAAGCGCCTGACCCGGCACGGCTGGAGGGTGCTGCACTCTGTGCCCCTGCCGGACGGCACGGAGATCGGGCATCTGCTCATCGGGCCCGGCGGGGTGTTCGCCGTGAGCACCGAACACCGCCCCGGCGCGTCGGTACGCATCGAGGAGGGCACCCTGCGGATCGACGAAGGCACCCCCCAGCCGTACGAGCTCGACGGCCTGCCCGGCGCCCGGCGGGCCCGGGAGGCGCTGGAGGCGTACTGCGCCTACGACGTACCCGTGCGGACCGTGCTGGTGTTCACCGGGGTCACGGCGCTGGAGGTGGTCGCCGCCCCGGCCGGTGTGAGCGTCTACCGGGAGCGCCAGGTGTCCGCCCTGGCCCCGCTCACGGGCGTGCTCACCGCCACCCAGGTGGAGCGGGTCTACGACGTCGCCCGCAACGCGGAGGCCTGGCTGGACGCGTGA